GGCGACAAGACCGAGGCCGAGCTGCGCTTCGGCGTCGCGGTCAACACCTGGTCCGTGAACGAGCTCGCCGACGCCGTGCACGGGGCCGCAGAGTCCGACGTCGACGCGCTGGTTGCCGAATACCAGGACCTTTACGACGTAGTTCCGGAGCTCCGTCAAGGTGCCGCGCGCCACGATTCACTGCGCTACGGTGCCAGGATCGAACTGGGCCTGCGCAGCTTCCTGGAAGCCAACGGATCCGCCGCCTTCACCACATCCTTCGAGGACCTGGGCGCCCTCCGCCAGCTCCCCGGCCTGGCCGTCCAGCGGCTCATGGCCGCCGGCTACGGCTTCGGAGCCGAGGGTGACTGGAAGACCGCCATCCTGGTCCGCGCCGCCAAGGTGATGGGTGCTGGACTGCCCGGTGGCGCATCGCTGATGGAGGACTACACGTATCACCTTGAACCAGGGGCCGAAAAGATCCTGGGCGCCCACATGCTGGAGGTCTGCCCGTCGCTGACGGTCATGAAACCCCGCCTGGAAATCCACCCGCTGGGCATCGGCGGCAAGGAAGACCCGGTCCGCCTGGTATTCGACGCCGACGCCTCCCCGGGCGTCGTGGTGGCCCTGTCCGACATGCGGGACCGTTTCCGCCTGGTGGCCAACGCCGTTGACGTGGTTCCGCTGGACCAGCCGCTGCCGAACCTGCCCGTGGCACGCGCGCTGTGGCAGCCCAAGCCGGACTTCGCCACCTCGGCTGCGGCCTGGCTGACGGCCGGAGCCGCTCACCACACCGTATTGTCCACGCAGGTGGGCATGGACGTGTTCGAGGACTTCGCGGAGATCGCCAAAACCGAACTGCTCACCATCGACGACGGGACCACCATCCGCCAGTTCAAGAAGGACCTGAACTGGAACGCCGCGTACTACAAGCTTGCCGGCGGGATCTAGCCTGCGCCGCTGAGCAAGCCATGAAGCAAACAGGCTCCGGGGGCAGAAGCCACCGGAGCCTGTTTGCTGCGTCCTAGTGCCCGAAGTGCGCCCGCGGGGGGCCCTCCGGAAGCTTTTCCAAGATGTCCTCAGCGATCCGGCGCACCTTGATGTTCCGGTGGCTGGATGCCTTGGCGAGGATGGAAAAAGCCTCATGGTACGAGCACCTGTTCTGTGCCATGATCACGCCGCAGGCAACATTGATGGATGTGCGGCTGTCCAGCGCCGAGCGCAGGTCCGAGGCCATGGACCTGGCGGTGTGCAGATCGATGGCTATTTGCAGGCTCTTGGCCGCCAGACCGGCGAAAGCGCGTGCTTCCGCGATGACCTGGAGCGGGAAGGCCTTTGCATCCTGGGTAAAGAATGCCAGGGCTGCTGGTGTTTTCCGGGCGGCGCCACCACCGTTGGTGTCACCGTGCCTGGCCTCCGTGTTGCCGGTATTGCCGCCGCCGGTATTGCCGGCCAGCAGCAGCCGTACTCCCAGGACGCTGCCGAACCCTGCCTCCTGCAGCCGGGCGCAGTAGCGCGGCCACCGGAAGTCCCCATTGCGCTGGAGTACTGACACCGGCTGGTCGCCGCTGAGCACTTCGCTGACTGGTCCTTCTGCCGCCAGGTGTTCCCATTCCAGCAGCCGCACCACCTTCTCAGAGGTGCCGGTGATGGCGGGTGGCTTTTTTATCTGGTGTACCAACACGCCGCATTCGATTTGGAGTTCCCCCGTGCGGACTACGGACTGCGCAGAGGCGACCACGAGCCGGTTGAGGGATTCATCCAAAGAGTCCGCGCCTGTGACCAGATCCAGCAGGAGGGCCTGCTTGCTGCTCTCTTGGGGCGCTCCCAGTCCGGTGATGCCGGATGCAGTGCGGCGGCTCTTGCTCCTTGGCGGAACAAGAGGGCCGGCGACGGCTGGGGGAGAGGCCTTGGTCTCAAAGGCCTCCTCGTCGCCGGCCCCGCTCAATGCCCGTGTCCGTCGGACCGGGAAGCCTGAGCTTGTCTGTCGTGCCTGCATTGTTAGTCTCACACCCCCTCGTGAGCCAAGTGCCGCGAGCGGAACACGTCTTGTCTCTGAGGAAAACCTAATTGTGCGCGGCCCGCCGCGGAACGCGTATCTGGTACTCGTTTTTGAGATTAGGTAGTACTTAGGCCAGGCCCCGGTTCCGCGCTCTTATATTGCCGCTGGTGAGGGGTGCGGACGTCGCCGGCGGCTTCGCTCCACCACTCCCGGGCGTCCCTTTCCCTTCGCTTGACTCCAGGAGCACGAACGCCAACAATTACTTCTATAACGTTGTAAAAAAGAAACGAGGACGTTTTCGTGACCACAGCAGAATCAGCCGCGGCGAAGATCACCATGGATCCCGCCTTTACGGTGGGACCTGTCCGGCGGCGCACTTTCGGTGCCTTTGTGGAACACCTGGGACGCTGTGTGTACACCGGCATCTTCGAACCCGGGCACCCCAAGGCCGACGAGGACGGCTTCCGCAAGGACGTCCTGGAACTGACCCGCGAACTTGGCGTTTCCACGGTGCGCTATCCCGGCGGCAACTTCGTATCCGGCTACCGCTGGGAGGACGGCGTGGGTCCGGCGGACAAGCGCCCGGTCCGGCTGGACCTGGCCTGGCACTCCAGCGACCCCAACCTGGTGGGGGTGGACGAGTTTGCCAAGTGGTCGGCCAAAGCCGGCATAGAAACCATGATGGCGGTCAACCTGGGCACGCGGGGAACCCAGGAGGCGCTGGACCTCCTGGAATACTGCAACATCGACGGCGGAACGGCCTTTTCCGACCAGCGCAGGGCCAACGGTGCGGAGAACGGCTACGGCATCAAGATGTGGTGCCTGGGCAACGAGATGGACGGGCC
The window above is part of the Pseudarthrobacter sp. NS4 genome. Proteins encoded here:
- the araA gene encoding L-arabinose isomerase is translated as MSSAANTSLDGYEVWFLTGSQHLYGEDVLKQVAAQSQEIANQLNASSSVPVRIVWKPVLTDSDAIRRTALEANSNDSVIGVTAWMHTFSPAKMWIQGLDLLRKPLLHLHTQANVELPWADIDFDFMNLNQAAHGDREFGYIQSRLGIARKTVVGHVSNPEVARQVGSWQRAAAGWAAIRTLKLTRFGDNMRNVAVTEGDKTEAELRFGVAVNTWSVNELADAVHGAAESDVDALVAEYQDLYDVVPELRQGAARHDSLRYGARIELGLRSFLEANGSAAFTTSFEDLGALRQLPGLAVQRLMAAGYGFGAEGDWKTAILVRAAKVMGAGLPGGASLMEDYTYHLEPGAEKILGAHMLEVCPSLTVMKPRLEIHPLGIGGKEDPVRLVFDADASPGVVVALSDMRDRFRLVANAVDVVPLDQPLPNLPVARALWQPKPDFATSAAAWLTAGAAHHTVLSTQVGMDVFEDFAEIAKTELLTIDDGTTIRQFKKDLNWNAAYYKLAGGI
- a CDS encoding ANTAR domain-containing protein encodes the protein MQARQTSSGFPVRRTRALSGAGDEEAFETKASPPAVAGPLVPPRSKSRRTASGITGLGAPQESSKQALLLDLVTGADSLDESLNRLVVASAQSVVRTGELQIECGVLVHQIKKPPAITGTSEKVVRLLEWEHLAAEGPVSEVLSGDQPVSVLQRNGDFRWPRYCARLQEAGFGSVLGVRLLLAGNTGGGNTGNTEARHGDTNGGGAARKTPAALAFFTQDAKAFPLQVIAEARAFAGLAAKSLQIAIDLHTARSMASDLRSALDSRTSINVACGVIMAQNRCSYHEAFSILAKASSHRNIKVRRIAEDILEKLPEGPPRAHFGH